A genomic window from Flavobacterium phycosphaerae includes:
- a CDS encoding TonB-dependent receptor plug domain-containing protein — translation MKYYIPLLLLSSFSMLAQQQVNDTLKPKELQEVIVIGKKAPLFEKQSKVLSSLDEYLQQSAKVDMIKRGSYAWEPIINNMATERTLITIDGMRIFGACTDKMDPITSYVEVSNLSEATIGSGQEGACFGSTIGGSIDLKRNRNQFGEKKWEVNLNSGYETNNRQKIIGTSVSYADSLFYADTDFMFRDAENYTDGNHKEIQFSQFRKMNLSTTLGYKLGQNKLVEASVIYDKATDVGYPALPMDVSLAEALISSLKLQYIPMHSFIKDWETKVYFNTITHRMDDTNRPFVPIHMDMPGWSKTYGYYSKLKAQWERHHWLLNLNAFYNQSVAEMTMYPADPTESAMFMYTWPDVRTFYQGLFLEDNYLLNCHSGIKVSASAGFHSNTVASTFGLESLQIFYPEMASPKQRFLKSLAVNYNYAKAGWEYGIGGGYGERAPSVSEGYGFYLFNSFDGFDHIGNPGLQNEKSWEGNGYIGYKKGKVGLKLSGSYFHIANYIMAQPNATLVPMTIGANGVKVYTALDYATIANVNLTADYQFTKQLKWHSQWVLSTGTDNHNDNLPFIAPFSYASSLQYYKDKFSAEIALQGNAVQTNYNAAYGEDKTPDYAIVNMSFGYKFSWYQSKLQLKAGVENVLDTYYSTYTDWNNLPRMGRNGFINVTVSF, via the coding sequence ATGAAATATTATATACCGCTTTTGCTGCTGTCTTCTTTTTCTATGCTGGCACAACAACAAGTAAACGATACCCTCAAACCCAAAGAATTGCAGGAAGTTATTGTGATTGGCAAAAAGGCCCCACTTTTTGAAAAGCAAAGCAAAGTACTGTCTTCTCTGGATGAATACCTTCAACAATCCGCCAAAGTGGATATGATTAAACGAGGGTCTTATGCCTGGGAACCTATTATCAATAACATGGCCACCGAAAGAACCTTAATTACCATTGACGGGATGCGAATTTTTGGGGCCTGTACCGATAAAATGGATCCCATTACTTCCTATGTGGAAGTGTCTAATTTATCCGAGGCCACTATTGGTTCGGGGCAGGAAGGCGCTTGTTTTGGCAGTACCATCGGAGGGTCAATCGACTTAAAACGCAACCGCAACCAATTTGGCGAAAAAAAGTGGGAGGTTAATCTCAACAGTGGGTATGAAACCAACAACCGACAAAAAATCATCGGTACCTCGGTAAGTTATGCCGACAGTTTGTTTTATGCGGATACCGATTTTATGTTTCGAGATGCCGAAAATTATACCGACGGTAACCATAAGGAAATCCAATTTTCCCAATTCAGGAAAATGAATCTGTCTACCACCTTGGGCTATAAACTGGGCCAAAACAAACTGGTCGAAGCTTCCGTAATTTATGATAAAGCCACCGATGTGGGCTATCCCGCTTTGCCTATGGATGTTTCTTTGGCTGAGGCTCTTATCAGTTCGTTGAAGTTGCAGTACATCCCGATGCATTCTTTTATTAAAGATTGGGAAACCAAAGTTTATTTTAATACCATTACCCACCGCATGGATGATACTAATCGTCCTTTTGTTCCCATCCACATGGACATGCCGGGTTGGAGTAAAACCTATGGCTATTACTCTAAACTGAAAGCCCAGTGGGAGCGTCATCATTGGCTGTTGAATCTCAATGCTTTTTACAACCAATCGGTGGCCGAAATGACCATGTATCCTGCTGACCCTACTGAAAGTGCTATGTTTATGTATACTTGGCCGGATGTCAGAACCTTTTATCAAGGGCTCTTTTTAGAAGATAATTACCTGCTGAATTGCCACTCCGGGATTAAAGTTTCGGCCAGTGCCGGTTTTCATTCCAATACCGTGGCCAGTACATTCGGACTCGAAAGTTTACAGATTTTTTATCCCGAAATGGCTTCGCCCAAACAACGCTTTCTGAAAAGTTTGGCTGTTAATTACAACTATGCCAAAGCCGGTTGGGAATACGGCATAGGGGGAGGCTACGGCGAAAGAGCCCCCTCGGTGTCTGAAGGCTACGGATTTTATTTGTTCAACAGTTTTGACGGCTTTGATCACATTGGGAATCCGGGGTTGCAAAACGAAAAATCATGGGAAGGTAATGGGTACATAGGCTATAAAAAAGGAAAAGTAGGGCTCAAACTTTCGGGTTCCTATTTTCATATTGCCAACTATATCATGGCGCAGCCCAATGCCACTTTAGTTCCGATGACTATCGGAGCCAACGGGGTAAAAGTGTACACCGCTTTGGATTATGCTACCATTGCCAATGTGAACCTTACAGCAGATTATCAATTCACCAAACAGTTGAAATGGCATTCACAATGGGTGCTAAGTACCGGCACAGACAACCATAACGACAATTTACCTTTTATTGCCCCGTTTAGTTATGCCTCTTCGTTGCAGTATTATAAAGATAAATTTTCAGCCGAAATCGCCCTGCAAGGCAACGCGGTGCAAACTAACTACAATGCTGCATATGGAGAAGACAAGACGCCTGACTATGCCATCGTCAATATGAGTTTCGGATATAAGTTTTCTTGGTATCAAAGCAAACTGCAACTGAAAGCCGGAGTTGAGAACGTGCTAGATACTTATTATTCTACCTATACCGATTGGAACAACCTGCCTCGTATGGGACGCAATGGGTTTATCAATGTAACGGTTAGTTTTTAA
- a CDS encoding Crp/Fnr family transcriptional regulator produces MIPALGWDYEVNTLKINMQIDLDLLFTWGAIAKEYKKGEMIFCEEEMANFYFQIIEGSIRMYNSNDEGKEFTQGYFSDGQSFGEPPLFIDECYPSTAVAFQDSKIVKLSKDKLLKILDEYPAVQKKFLNLMCRRIHSKALTSKDIINQKPEFRIMAFLNAHKKGKNCNEKELVPFTRQEIANFTGLRVETVIRALSKMSKGRKVDIINHKIYY; encoded by the coding sequence GTGATTCCGGCGCTAGGTTGGGATTATGAGGTTAATACACTTAAAATCAATATGCAAATAGATTTAGATTTACTCTTTACCTGGGGAGCAATAGCTAAGGAATACAAAAAAGGCGAAATGATTTTTTGTGAAGAGGAAATGGCTAATTTTTATTTTCAGATTATCGAAGGGAGTATCCGAATGTACAATTCAAATGATGAAGGAAAAGAATTTACACAAGGCTATTTTTCAGACGGACAAAGTTTCGGTGAACCGCCGCTGTTTATTGATGAATGCTACCCCTCTACGGCTGTAGCCTTTCAAGACAGTAAAATTGTAAAGTTGTCCAAAGACAAACTGCTCAAAATTTTGGATGAATATCCCGCCGTGCAAAAGAAGTTTTTAAACCTAATGTGCCGTCGCATACACTCTAAAGCCCTCACTTCTAAAGACATTATTAATCAAAAGCCCGAATTCAGAATTATGGCATTTTTAAACGCACATAAAAAAGGAAAGAACTGCAACGAGAAAGAACTGGTCCCGTTTACCCGTCAGGAAATTGCCAACTTCACCGGACTCCGAGTGGAAACGGTAATCCGAGCACTCTCAAAGATGAGTAAAGGCAGAAAAGTGGACATTATCAATCATAAAATATATTACTAA
- a CDS encoding UvrD-helicase domain-containing protein produces MIVNLIIIIATLSGCVFVYRHYSAQIKYEDPTYLANLQQIHVFFDTIQRFDDYVTWVERDQIKKEFAAIGEYFKNKSNYYSKEEKVAQFNDVFQNFDHYIVTYNQKYVLSQKEKLQLYFNNIEGKQLDEQQRTAVITDEYSNLIIAGAGSGKTLTILGKVKYLLEQKNVAPEDILLLSFTKKTVDELNERLQKIGLGARATTFHKLGYDTIKKFQATVPAVTNENTLSKVVKTYLQEEIFNEEEALKAYITYVACYMNIPEGHESFESLGEKLDTEKGIDFQTLKSKCEPEPLNKVAKADLDTLQGEKVKSVEELTIANFFYLNGIAYEYEKPYPHGDTMYRPDFYLKDYDIYLEHFGVDENNEAKWLTPFKEKEYIEQMELKRAKHITHNTKLLETYSYYSRKNILLDKLTEMLENEKVVFKPRDIKSIYTKVTENDKSFGKEIIKLLETFITLSKSRQLNYDAITTLFLDRKKAANSFMLERQEIFLTFALPILKKYDNTLKELSEIDFNDMINQATDLIKANQPPYSYQHIIIDEYQDISYSRFSLIKEIRELSRARLICVGDDWQSIYRFAGSDISLFSNFGNYVGKHEQLFIEQTYRNSQSLIDITSTYIQKNKKQIKKNPKSKKEPLENPIKLVYYSQNNADAVFINEIQALIDKNGNKPILVLGRHSFDINEFIKLTPNSSIKYYERTDKLEVKGFEDIDIKYITVHKSKGLEADNVIVINLKNHLLGFPNKMTDDPMLSLLLSDDEEYRFAEERRLFYVALTRTKNEAVLLIPNDVSLFAEELATDNEFLITANHETLSKTNCPYCQTGHLVIRENPITNNQFLGCSHYPSCNQTFNTIEILENSILCPTCKSGFMAKRKGPYSTFLGCTNYPKCTKTIHLH; encoded by the coding sequence ATGATAGTAAACTTAATTATCATTATTGCCACACTAAGCGGTTGTGTATTTGTGTATCGACATTACAGTGCCCAAATAAAATACGAAGACCCTACTTACCTAGCCAACTTGCAACAAATCCATGTGTTCTTTGATACAATACAACGATTTGATGATTATGTTACTTGGGTTGAGCGCGACCAAATAAAAAAGGAGTTTGCTGCTATCGGAGAATATTTTAAGAACAAATCCAACTATTACAGCAAAGAAGAAAAAGTAGCCCAATTTAATGACGTCTTTCAAAATTTTGACCATTATATAGTGACTTACAACCAAAAGTATGTACTATCTCAAAAAGAAAAATTACAACTGTATTTTAACAACATTGAAGGCAAACAATTGGATGAGCAACAACGCACAGCCGTCATCACAGACGAATACTCCAACTTAATCATTGCCGGTGCCGGTTCAGGGAAAACCTTGACCATACTTGGCAAAGTAAAATACTTACTGGAACAGAAAAATGTGGCCCCCGAAGATATCCTCTTGCTGTCGTTTACCAAGAAAACCGTTGATGAATTAAATGAACGACTCCAAAAAATTGGACTGGGTGCCCGAGCCACAACTTTTCACAAATTGGGGTATGACACCATAAAAAAATTCCAAGCCACGGTTCCTGCCGTAACCAATGAAAACACCTTAAGTAAAGTAGTCAAAACGTATTTACAGGAAGAAATCTTTAACGAAGAAGAAGCTTTAAAAGCCTATATTACCTATGTGGCTTGTTATATGAATATCCCGGAGGGACACGAAAGTTTTGAATCGCTTGGCGAGAAGCTAGACACTGAAAAAGGGATTGATTTTCAAACCTTAAAATCCAAATGCGAGCCTGAACCTTTGAACAAAGTGGCTAAAGCCGACCTAGACACCCTACAAGGCGAAAAAGTAAAAAGTGTAGAAGAACTTACTATTGCCAATTTTTTCTACTTGAATGGTATTGCGTACGAATATGAAAAACCATATCCTCACGGAGATACGATGTATCGACCTGATTTTTATCTGAAGGATTACGATATTTATTTAGAGCATTTTGGCGTTGATGAAAATAACGAAGCCAAGTGGCTCACTCCGTTCAAGGAGAAGGAATACATTGAGCAAATGGAGTTAAAAAGAGCCAAGCATATAACACACAATACTAAACTATTAGAAACCTATTCTTATTACAGTAGAAAGAATATTTTGCTGGACAAATTAACCGAAATGTTGGAAAACGAAAAGGTTGTTTTTAAGCCTAGGGATATAAAAAGCATCTACACCAAAGTCACGGAAAACGACAAGAGTTTCGGAAAAGAAATCATTAAACTTCTTGAAACCTTCATCACGCTAAGCAAATCAAGACAATTAAACTATGATGCGATAACGACGTTGTTTTTAGACCGTAAGAAAGCCGCAAATAGCTTCATGCTGGAAAGACAAGAAATCTTTTTAACGTTTGCCCTTCCCATTCTGAAAAAATACGACAATACACTCAAAGAGTTAAGTGAAATTGATTTTAACGATATGATTAATCAAGCCACTGATCTCATAAAAGCAAACCAACCGCCCTACTCCTATCAACACATTATTATTGACGAATATCAGGACATCTCCTATTCCCGCTTTAGTTTGATTAAAGAAATCAGAGAATTATCAAGAGCCCGATTAATCTGTGTGGGTGACGATTGGCAATCCATTTATCGCTTCGCCGGTAGTGATATATCGTTGTTTAGTAATTTTGGCAACTATGTGGGTAAGCACGAGCAATTGTTTATTGAACAAACCTACCGCAATTCACAATCGCTTATTGACATCACTTCGACCTACATTCAAAAAAACAAAAAACAAATAAAAAAGAATCCAAAATCCAAAAAAGAACCTTTGGAAAACCCCATCAAGTTAGTTTATTATTCCCAAAACAATGCCGATGCCGTTTTCATCAATGAGATTCAAGCGCTAATAGACAAAAATGGTAACAAGCCAATTTTGGTTTTAGGCCGTCACAGTTTTGACATCAATGAATTTATTAAGCTTACCCCCAACAGCAGCATAAAGTATTACGAACGCACTGATAAATTAGAAGTTAAAGGATTTGAAGACATAGACATTAAATACATAACGGTACACAAATCAAAAGGTTTAGAAGCAGATAATGTCATTGTAATCAACCTCAAAAATCATTTACTCGGTTTTCCTAACAAAATGACCGATGACCCGATGTTATCATTATTGCTCAGTGATGATGAAGAATATCGTTTTGCGGAAGAACGACGATTGTTTTATGTAGCACTAACCAGAACAAAAAACGAAGCCGTGTTACTGATCCCGAATGATGTCTCATTATTTGCTGAAGAATTGGCAACAGACAATGAGTTTTTGATTACGGCAAATCATGAAACACTAAGCAAAACCAATTGTCCTTATTGCCAAACAGGGCATCTTGTCATTAGAGAAAACCCTATTACAAACAATCAATTTTTAGGTTGTTCACATTATCCGAGTTGTAACCAAACATTTAACACCATAGAAATTTTAGAAAACTCTATCCTATGCCCAACTTGCAAAAGTGGTTTTATGGCAAAAAGAAAAGGACCTTACAGCACTTTTTTAGGTTGCACTAATTACCCTAAATGCACTAAAACGATACATTTGCACTAA
- a CDS encoding CocE/NonD family hydrolase — translation MKQNTTLFRTALLLLWATMGMAQTISFPRQQHTDSLSLAKYMPVLAQKTIAVYQKKKGPNYNDNLFRLQLVAQNYAVVAPIIRDYALESFGDSVSLKAMGIAYRWYANVMLAKPKNKKEFAALFQQQFQKKYDTFDTEGQNMVEGYYNKNLKELRSDFHTKLGHLAGKDVITLENAIALCKSYCSYLVFSHTLALGQEQLKISSDKKYHIDENVIVPLRDGGTVALTVVRSKQATTPLPVVLRFNIYAGNDTPQCKDAANRGFVGVIANTRGKRLSNDAIEPFEHDAKDSYEIIDWISKQPWCNGKVGMYGGSYLGFSQWAAAKYKHPALKTIVPQVSVGIGIDFPKHNGVFLSYMLRWLHFVTNNKLTDLAEFSDATRWSKVFKDYYTSGKPFNTLDSIEGRPNVLFQRWLAHPDYDSYWQNMTPQKEEFADIDIPILTTTGYYDDDQVGALHYYKEYQKWNKNDQQYLLIGPYDHFGAQGYPLATLNDYKIDEVANISIQNIVFQWFDYTLKDGPKPELLKDKVTYQVMGANTWRHAPSIDGMHNAVMRLHVGSHHQLTKTPESTTGFITQEINFKDRTDYKEVSDNAYCGFEAIAPKTLPADNNLMVLESDPLDAPMVLSGFPKAYLDIEINKKDLDIVFQLYEKKPDGSYFALSNNLQRASLAKDRTKRHLLTPNEKQQIPFENTFLTCRQLQKGSRIVILLGVNKTADCQINYGTGKEVSEESIKDAEEPLKIKWYHSSIFELPVQP, via the coding sequence ATGAAACAGAACACTACGCTTTTCCGTACCGCTTTGCTCCTGCTGTGGGCCACCATGGGAATGGCTCAAACCATCTCCTTTCCGCGTCAACAACATACCGACAGTCTTTCACTCGCTAAATACATGCCGGTGTTGGCTCAAAAAACCATTGCCGTATACCAAAAGAAAAAGGGACCCAACTATAACGATAATTTGTTTCGACTGCAACTGGTGGCTCAAAACTATGCGGTGGTCGCCCCTATCATTCGTGACTATGCGCTGGAGAGTTTTGGCGACAGCGTTTCACTCAAAGCCATGGGAATTGCCTATCGCTGGTATGCCAATGTGATGCTGGCAAAACCTAAAAACAAAAAAGAGTTTGCTGCCTTGTTTCAACAGCAGTTTCAAAAAAAGTACGACACCTTTGATACCGAAGGCCAAAATATGGTGGAGGGCTACTATAACAAAAACCTCAAAGAGTTGCGAAGCGACTTCCATACCAAACTGGGCCACCTCGCCGGCAAAGATGTCATCACTCTCGAAAACGCCATCGCCCTGTGCAAGAGTTATTGCAGTTATTTGGTGTTTAGCCACACGTTGGCGTTGGGTCAGGAACAACTCAAAATAAGTTCGGACAAAAAATACCATATCGATGAAAATGTAATCGTACCACTCCGAGATGGCGGCACGGTAGCGCTGACGGTAGTGCGCTCCAAACAAGCCACTACGCCCCTGCCCGTGGTATTGAGATTTAATATCTATGCCGGCAATGATACACCCCAATGCAAAGATGCGGCCAACCGAGGCTTTGTGGGAGTGATAGCCAACACCCGAGGGAAAAGACTCAGCAACGATGCCATAGAACCGTTTGAACACGATGCCAAAGACAGTTATGAAATCATCGATTGGATCAGCAAACAGCCTTGGTGCAACGGCAAAGTCGGCATGTATGGCGGAAGCTATTTAGGCTTTAGTCAGTGGGCCGCTGCCAAATACAAACATCCGGCCTTAAAAACTATCGTACCGCAGGTGTCAGTGGGTATCGGCATTGATTTCCCGAAACACAACGGCGTATTTTTAAGTTATATGTTGCGATGGCTCCATTTTGTGACCAATAACAAACTGACCGACCTCGCTGAATTCAGTGATGCCACCCGTTGGAGTAAGGTGTTTAAAGATTACTACACTTCGGGTAAACCTTTTAATACACTCGACAGTATCGAAGGCCGCCCTAATGTCTTGTTCCAACGCTGGCTGGCTCACCCGGACTACGACAGCTACTGGCAAAACATGACTCCTCAAAAGGAAGAGTTTGCCGATATCGATATTCCGATACTAACCACCACCGGCTATTATGACGACGACCAGGTGGGTGCCCTGCACTACTACAAAGAATATCAAAAATGGAATAAAAATGACCAACAGTATTTGCTCATAGGGCCCTATGACCATTTTGGTGCACAAGGGTATCCGTTGGCGACTTTGAACGATTACAAGATTGACGAAGTGGCCAATATATCCATACAGAATATCGTTTTTCAATGGTTTGACTACACCTTAAAAGACGGTCCCAAACCGGAACTGTTGAAAGACAAAGTTACCTATCAAGTGATGGGCGCCAACACTTGGCGGCATGCCCCCTCTATCGACGGCATGCACAATGCTGTGATGCGACTGCATGTGGGGAGCCATCACCAACTGACCAAAACTCCCGAAAGCACCACGGGTTTTATCACCCAGGAAATCAATTTCAAAGACCGAACCGATTACAAGGAGGTCAGCGACAATGCCTATTGCGGCTTTGAAGCTATAGCACCCAAGACGCTGCCGGCAGACAACAACCTGATGGTACTGGAAAGCGACCCGTTAGACGCTCCTATGGTGCTAAGTGGTTTCCCAAAGGCCTACCTCGATATCGAAATCAACAAAAAAGACTTGGATATCGTATTCCAACTGTATGAAAAGAAACCTGACGGTAGCTATTTTGCGCTGTCCAACAACCTACAAAGAGCCAGTTTGGCCAAAGACCGCACCAAAAGACACTTACTGACGCCCAACGAAAAACAGCAGATCCCTTTTGAGAATACGTTCCTCACCTGCCGCCAATTGCAAAAAGGAAGCCGTATCGTGATTTTGCTGGGGGTTAATAAAACGGCAGATTGTCAAATCAATTACGGTACCGGCAAGGAGGTCAGCGAAGAATCGATCAAAGATGCGGAGGAGCCGCTCAAAATCAAATGGTACCATTCGAGCATCTTTGAATTGCCGGTGCAACCCTAA
- a CDS encoding tetratricopeptide repeat protein yields the protein MVYGGPAGSAIASQIKVPEGSQAIDVYVLTAKNTTLFMNKEDAKFKYHRDISILNAKEAVQYIDTGKYGNSFYIGLRNPSALSGINIKIEVVAVVDEAKIDTKKAILYGNMGWKAYENKDYKKALFYNKKAVTFDPNLSFVKFNIGLLYLVQGKEEAEESYLEAIATCKKDQDPIGSLKTALEDIRELKATNPNLKSLSEIEYLLVNEIGEK from the coding sequence ATGGTTTATGGCGGTCCGGCAGGTTCAGCCATTGCTTCTCAAATAAAAGTACCCGAGGGATCCCAAGCCATAGATGTCTATGTCCTTACAGCGAAAAACACTACGCTTTTTATGAATAAAGAGGATGCTAAATTCAAATACCATAGAGACATCAGTATCTTAAATGCCAAAGAGGCCGTGCAGTATATTGATACCGGTAAATATGGTAACTCTTTTTATATAGGGTTAAGAAATCCGTCGGCTTTGAGTGGCATCAACATCAAAATAGAAGTCGTAGCTGTGGTAGATGAAGCCAAAATTGATACTAAAAAGGCCATTTTGTATGGCAATATGGGTTGGAAAGCCTATGAAAATAAAGACTATAAAAAGGCGCTGTTTTATAACAAAAAAGCCGTGACTTTTGATCCTAATTTATCATTTGTAAAATTTAATATTGGTTTATTGTACTTGGTACAAGGCAAAGAGGAAGCGGAAGAAAGTTACTTAGAAGCCATCGCTACTTGCAAAAAGGACCAAGACCCCATAGGTTCTCTAAAAACAGCTTTAGAGGATATTAGAGAGCTTAAAGCTACAAACCCAAACCTCAAAAGTTTAAGTGAAATAGAGTATTTGCTAGTTAATGAAATTGGCGAAAAGTAA
- a CDS encoding VIT1/CCC1 transporter family protein, producing the protein MITIDNYLDSHYIHRSNWLRAAVLGANDGIISISSLAIGVAAASETREPIVLATVAGLVAGALSMAAGEYVSVSSQTDTEKADIAREMQELQDMPEEELQILAQIYEKRGLKKETALQVAMELTEHDVLAAHIRDELGITEISQAKPIQAALASGAAFTVGGVLPMLGVLFAPVKGMEYWLYGFTIISLMVLGTIAAKTGGSNIRKAILRITIWGTIAMVLSAGVGYIFGVKV; encoded by the coding sequence ATGATAACCATCGACAATTATTTAGACAGCCATTACATTCACCGAAGCAATTGGTTACGAGCGGCGGTTTTAGGCGCTAACGACGGCATAATATCTATTTCGAGTTTGGCCATTGGAGTGGCTGCCGCCAGTGAAACCAGAGAACCTATAGTTTTAGCCACCGTGGCAGGACTTGTAGCCGGAGCTTTATCAATGGCTGCCGGGGAGTATGTTTCGGTAAGCTCACAAACCGATACCGAAAAGGCAGACATAGCCAGAGAAATGCAAGAACTACAAGACATGCCGGAAGAAGAGCTGCAGATATTAGCCCAAATCTATGAAAAGAGAGGCCTGAAGAAAGAAACCGCATTACAAGTAGCCATGGAACTAACAGAGCACGATGTACTAGCCGCTCATATCAGAGATGAACTGGGAATAACCGAAATCAGTCAAGCCAAACCAATTCAAGCGGCCTTAGCTTCGGGAGCCGCCTTTACTGTGGGAGGAGTGTTACCAATGCTTGGGGTACTTTTTGCCCCGGTTAAAGGAATGGAATATTGGCTGTATGGCTTTACCATAATTTCGCTAATGGTTTTGGGTACCATAGCAGCCAAAACGGGCGGCTCAAATATAAGAAAAGCCATTTTACGGATAACGATTTGGGGGACTATCGCGATGGTATTATCAGCCGGTGTCGGCTACATTTTTGGAGTCAAAGTATAA
- a CDS encoding Fic family protein: MYIHQRKDWTKFTWDAEVITPLLGKVRHRQGKILGVMQGLGFRLQEETVLKTLTLDVVKSSEIEGEQLNPEQVRSSIARRLGIEIAGAVPAERNVEGVVEMLLDATQHYTIPLSDERLFGWHAALFPTGRSGMYKIKTAAWRDDAMQVTSGPMGKETIHFEAPSADTIPAAMNAFLDWFNADQDMDPVLKAAFAHLWFVTIHPFDDGNGRITRALTDMQLARADQSKQRFYSMSAQIQADRNGYYAILESTQKGDSDITSWLKWFLTCLLHSMEQTDETIAATLKRAQFWETHRITEFNPRQQKILQLLLDDFFGKLTVSKYAKITKVSTDTSLRDIQDLMSKGILEQEGSGRSTSYAMKTS; this comes from the coding sequence ATGTATATTCATCAAAGAAAAGATTGGACGAAATTCACTTGGGATGCTGAAGTAATTACTCCGTTGCTTGGGAAAGTTAGGCATAGGCAAGGTAAAATACTTGGTGTAATGCAAGGACTTGGCTTTAGGCTGCAAGAGGAGACCGTGCTTAAAACATTGACTTTGGATGTGGTGAAGTCGAGTGAGATTGAAGGAGAGCAATTGAATCCGGAGCAAGTACGTTCTTCTATTGCGCGACGTTTGGGTATTGAAATTGCCGGAGCTGTTCCTGCCGAACGCAATGTTGAAGGGGTTGTAGAAATGCTATTGGATGCTACGCAGCACTATACTATTCCATTAAGCGATGAACGCTTATTTGGCTGGCATGCGGCACTTTTCCCGACCGGCCGAAGCGGTATGTATAAAATAAAGACGGCCGCTTGGCGTGATGATGCTATGCAAGTAACCTCCGGACCGATGGGAAAAGAAACCATCCATTTTGAAGCTCCGAGTGCGGATACAATACCGGCAGCAATGAATGCCTTTTTAGATTGGTTTAATGCCGATCAAGATATGGATCCTGTGCTTAAAGCTGCTTTTGCGCATCTGTGGTTTGTTACGATACATCCCTTTGACGACGGTAACGGCAGAATTACGCGCGCATTAACGGATATGCAATTGGCGCGTGCTGACCAAAGTAAACAACGGTTTTACTCGATGTCGGCACAAATACAGGCCGACCGCAATGGTTATTATGCTATACTGGAAAGCACCCAAAAAGGAGATTCCGATATCACCTCTTGGTTGAAATGGTTTCTTACTTGCTTGTTACACTCGATGGAACAGACCGATGAAACGATAGCAGCCACCTTGAAGCGGGCTCAATTTTGGGAAACGCATCGTATTACGGAGTTTAACCCACGCCAACAAAAAATACTTCAGTTGCTGCTTGATGATTTCTTTGGTAAACTGACGGTTTCTAAATATGCCAAAATAACCAAAGTATCTACTGATACATCGCTTAGAGATATTCAGGATTTAATGAGTAAAGGTATTCTTGAACAGGAAGGTAGTGGTAGAAGTACTTCGTATGCTATGAAAACTTCTTAA